A region from the Drosophila ananassae strain 14024-0371.13 chromosome 2L, ASM1763931v2, whole genome shotgun sequence genome encodes:
- the LOC6499869 gene encoding protein PAT1 homolog 1, protein MDSFFGFDTNLPDEDGGDGRLGEEDYDALNDETFGSAINGDWEEAHETMVRLGGNGERARKRVPDGDFLEPSDNGAFRHLNLLSSGPSSSGSTPAPFRQSRNIGDSDLELNLSSMKLDDMDLSSFTDSEAGGLSNRINLDSNVWTSHTFPNSQPLFRENLRSAFKPQQPQLQPQQHPLMKPPPEANANFPPQGLKITTLEDIERNLIIQQASKQQQQQQTERKMFDDFNLGNRRQVATPTMLHQQQQQHMQQQLQQQQKMHQQQMNQQQQHQQQQLQQQQQQQQNKAPPGFLGTPQTSPPRPNLGFPGPGSGPVPGPVPGPVPGPVPGSHPLNELLPTPPSQPQLNGPSGNRVPPGFIYPQAMTGNMPPLPAQHPLMPNYLPLNYPLPNGGNQRPLPNPHALPTALNNFAMHPSFNAMRAAGLHSTPPFIQPGHPMPQPRMPPHPIGQQPPNSMYNMFNMRLVQEIQQNHPLLQQAAVARQMQQSRSGSVASDRQKQQMQQVQQQPHGRRPDATGNLPQDEYDEYANLMSTRDKHWLIGIQLSQLNTDTPYIDDYYYTVYRERKAQQNGQMRHSQAHKDNQLNHPLTQPRGHAQLILVQLGNKNGTRNGHGRERRNSENANNTSGNTHNGPGGIGGNNNTLPGYIFSPLKFENSLGKLQYGSVTAPRKIIDADIMGVDSNAGLDTSATSSSSSTNTKSHAGTPLLPSNDRDVNPSSMRKSRHILLLIETLYRYLLKLEDLESPEVMATIALKKKKEAERIAALEQLEMANKTPEERAAEAINPQPMNPQLKNKFNYEVETNAALVNKLKAGLTLDKVTAMMNVRKGKILLRRVMPFIADQSICWTVWSGIFCSLQTVVKKDKDDVEGVLYALYPEFKKHINKAGFLNLVSISAAITLNDKKLTGIFCTRFGILSLVALILRAEEIYVARSDPTLNEENKQKWREFLTQVASSLNLTIQNQTISAAIESDAIQPLMDHIERFKDLKLDALLALITEARHQID, encoded by the exons ATGGACTCGTTTTTCGGATTCGACACCAATTTACCG GATGAAGATGGAGGCGACGGACGCCTCGGGGAGGAGGACTACGATGCGCTGAACGACGAGACCTTCGGCTCGGCGATAAATGGAGACTGGGAGGAGGCCCACGAGACGATGGTGCGCCTCGGCGGCAATGGAGAGCGGGCGCGCAAGCGGGTCCCGGACGGGGACTTTTTGGAACCCAGTGACAACGGCGCCTTCCGGCACCTGAATCTTCTCTCCTCGGGGCCCTCGTCCAGTGGTTCCACACCGGCTCCTTTTCGACAATCGCGCAACATTGGCGATTCCGATCTAGAGCTAAACCTCTCCTCGATGAAGCTGGACGACATGGATCTGTCCTCATTTACCGACAGCGAAGCCGGGGGCCTCAGCAATCGCatcaacttggactcgaacgTGTGGACCTCGCACACCTTTCCGAACAGCCAGCCTCTTTTCCGGGAAAACCTACGCAGCGCTTTCAAACCTCAGCAGCCGCAGCTGCAGCCACAACAGCATCCACTGATGAAACCTCCGCCAGAGGCGAATGCAAACTTTCCTCCGCAGGGATTGAAAATCACTACTCTTGAAGACATTGAGCGCAATCTGATTATCCAGCAGGCATCtaagcagcaacaacagcaacagacgGAACGTAAAATGTTCGACGACTTTAACCTGGGCAACAGGAGGCAGGTGGCCACACCAACCATGCTgcatcaacagcagcagcaacatatgcaacagcagctgcagcaacagcaaaagATGCACCAACAACAGAtgaaccaacaacaacaacatcagcagcagcaactacagcaacaacagcagcagcaacagaacaAGG CACCTCCTGGCTTTCTAGGAACGCCTCAGACCTCTCCACCTAGGCCAAACTTGGGTTTCCCTGGACCCGGATCTGGTCCAGTGCCCGGCCCAGTTCCCGGCCCAGTGCCCGGCCCCGTGCCTGGTTCTCATCCGCTGAACGAGCTGCTACCAACGCCACCATCGCAGCCGCAGTTAAATGGGCCATCTGGGAACCGCGTACCTCCCGGATTCATTTACCCGCAAGCTATGACCGGAAATATGCCACCACTGCCTGCGCAGCACCCGCTGATGCCCAATTACCTACCGCTGAACTATCCGCTGCCCAATGGCGGCAATCAGCGTCCACTGCCCAATCCCCATGCCCTGCCAACAGCGCTGAACAACTTCGCTATGCATCCAAGCTTTAATGCCATGCGCGCAGCTGGCCTCCATTCAACGCCACCATTTATACAACCCGGCCACCCAATGCCACAGCCCAGGATGCCTCCGCATCCAATAGGCCAGCAGCCGCCGAATTCGATGTACAACATGTTTAACATGCGTCTGGTGCAGGAGATACAGCAAAACCATCCGctgctgcagcaagcggccgTGGCACGTCAGATGCAACAAAGTCGCTCGGGTTCCGTGGCTAGTGATCGGCAGAAGCAGCAAATGCAGCAGGTGCAGCAACAGCCACACGGACGTCGGCCTGATGCCACCGGCAATCTGCCACAGGACGAGTACGATGAGTATGCCAACCTGATGAGCACGCGCGACAAGCACTGGTTGATCGGCATCCAGCTGTCGCAGCTGAACACGGATACGCCCTACATAGACGATTACTATTATACGGTGTACAGGGAGCGGAAGGCACAGCAGAACGGACAAATGCGCCATAGTCAAGCGCATAAGGATAACCAACTTAATCATCCGCTCACCCAGCCGCGCGGCCACGCGCAACTGATACTTGTCCAGCTGGGCAACAAGAACGGAACGCGCAACGGTCACGGACGGGAACGTCGCAATTCGGAGAATGCCAACAACACCAGCGGCAATACCCACAACGGACCAGGTGGAATCGGCGGCAACAATAACACGTTGCCCGGTTACATATTTTCACCGCTGAAATTCGAGAACTCGCTGGGAAAGCTGCAGTACGGCAGTGTGACGGCACCGCGCAAAATCATTGACGCCGACATTATGGGCGTGGATTCGAATGCCGGCCTAGATACGAGTGCCACTTCCTCATCCTCAAGCACGAACACCAAGTCGCATGCTGGCACTCCATTATTGCCTTCGAACGATCGAGATGTTAACCCGAGCAGCATGCGCAAGTCGCGTCACATTTTGCTGCTAATCGAAACGCTGTACCGCTATCTGTTAAAGCTAGAGGATCTGGAGAGTCCCGAGGTGATGGCCACTATTGCGctaaagaagaagaaggaggCCGAGCGAATCGCGGCCCTGGAGCAGCTGGAGATGGCCAATAAAACGCCCGAAGAGCGCGCTGCCGAAGCTATAAACCCCCAGCCGATGAATCCGCAGTTAAAGAATAAGTTTAATTACGAAGTGGAGACGAATGCCGCTTTGGTTAACAAGTTGAAGGCTGGCTTGACCCTGGACAAGGTTACCGCCATGATGAATGTGCGCAAGGGAAAG ATTCTTTTACGTCGAGTCATGCCTTTCATTGCGGATCAAAGCATTTGTTGGACCGTTTGGAGCGGCATATTCTGCTCGCTGCAGACCGTTGTTAAGAAGGACAAGGACGATGTGGAAGGAGTCCTCTACGCACTTTATCCGGAATTTAAGAAGCACATAAATAAGGCCGGTTTTCTGAACCTTGTTAGCATTTCAGCTGCCATTACGCTAAACGATAAGAAGCTAACCGGAATTTTTTGCACTCGC TTTGGCATCCTGTCATTGGTTGCTCTGATACTTCGGGCCGAGGAAATATACGTGGCCCGCTCCGATCCCACTCTCAACGAGGAGAACAAGCAGAAGTGGCGGGAGTTTTTAACTCAGGTGGCATCAAGCCTTAATTTAACCATACAGAATCAAACCATCTCGGCGGCCATCGAATCTGATGCGATTCAGCCTTTAATGGACCACATTGAACGGTTTAAAGACCTAAAGCTCGATGCCCTTCTGGCATTGATCACTGAAGCCAGGCATCAAATCGACTAG
- the LOC6500693 gene encoding uncharacterized protein LOC6500693, whose protein sequence is MKRKTSEIWCFFRAVDDTYAVCNICKAKLSYKTTTTNLSKHMNRMHPTTAMARTHNFKFHRRPQEGDMDRNKAKPRNATQETILLDFVKKHPRLLQNPTWETRNNLESLWEQLTNELNRHGPPRKDIPTWKKALKDWKRFILKKVEKNEMHNMPFGTSLNSSEETIATLCRLNEDVSQIIMKVSDDDEMHENSTTGFDIDEVEDVVPEDDSGGPLQTPAEYVYEPDEAKVEIDPLYLQSSRRPRASSRVMEEETLLEKIKDNISLVNDSASSVHLALNEFCLLYKQKLYEDKRHHLAMEQLMAEKVDLKRKLLEIEQRKLSLK, encoded by the exons ATGAAGCGAAAGACGAGCGAAATCTGGTGCTTCTTTCGGGCAGTAGACGACACCTACGCGGTGTGCAACATCTGCAAGGCGAAGCTGTCGTACAAGACCACAACCACAAATCTGAGTAAACATATGAACAGAATGCACCCAACTACGGCTATGGCTCGCACCCACAACTTTAAATTCCACCGTCGACCGCAAGAAGGTGACATGGACCGCAACAAGGCAAAGCCTCGAAACGCGACACAGGAGACGATCCTTCTCGATTTTGTAAAGAAGCACCCCCGCCTGCTGCAGAATCCGACGTGGGAGACTAGAAATAATCTGGAGTCTCTATGGGAACAGCTGACAAATGAACTCAACAGGCATGGGCCGCCGCGAAAAGATATACCTACCTGGAAAAAG GCCCTGAAAGACTGGAAGAGGTTCATCTTAAAAAAGGTTGAGAAAAACGAAATGCACAACATGCCATTTGGCACTAGTCTGAATTCGTCGGAGGAAACCATTGCAACTCTTTGCCGCTTAAACGAAGATGTCAGTCAAATAATAATGAAAGTTTCCGACGACGATGAAATGCACGAGAATTCCACCACCGGGTTCGACATAGACGAAGTGGAGGATGTTGTGCCGGAGGATGATAGCGGCGGGCCTCTGCAAACCCCCGCCGAATATGTGTATGAGCCGGATGAGGCCAAAGTTGAAATAGACCCCCTGTATCTTCAGTCAAGCAGGCGACCGCGGGCCAGCAGCCGGGTAATGGAAGAAGAAACTCTGCTTGAAAAGATTAAAGACAATATAAGTCTGGTCAATGATTCCGCCAGCAGTGTGCACCTAGCGCTTAACGAGTTCTGCTTACTGTATAAGCAGAAGTTATATGAGGATAAGAGGCATCACCTGGCCATGGAGCAGTTGATGGCGGAGAAAGTCGATTTAAAGAGGAAACTTTTAGAAATTGAGCAAAGGAAGCTATCTCTTAAATAA